Genomic segment of Blastocatellia bacterium:
CGGAAACGCCTCGTGGCCGCTCGCTCAGAAACAGCGCCGACGGATTGGCCACAGGAATCAGCCCTTGATGGGTCATCTCGAAGACGCCCACTTCGTTTGTGGCCCCATAGCGGTTCTTCACCGCTCGAATCAGGCGGTGATGATGATGGCGTTCACCTTCAAAATAAACGACCGTATCAACGATATGTTCCAGGGCCTTGGGCCCGGCGATCATTCCCTCTTTGGTCACATGGCCGATCAGGAAGATGGGAATGCCTTCGCTTTTGGCCAGCAGGAGAAATTGCGCTGCCGCTTCCCGCACCTGAGAGACGCTCCCCGGAGCCGACTCGATCTTCTCGGAGAAGATCGTTTGAATCGAATCCACCACGACGGCCGACGGCGTCAGGCGATTAATGATGTCAAAGATCGTTTCCAAACAGGTTTCCGCTAAGACGTAGAGGTGATCGGCCTGAACACCCAGGCGTTCACCCCGTAATTTAATCTGTCGCTCGGATTCTTCACCGGAGACGTAGAGAACAATCCCGTTCTGACGGCTGAGCTGATCGGCGATCTGGAGCAGGAGCGTGCTCTTGCCAATCCCGGGATCACCGGCGACCAGGACGACGCTTCCGGGAACGATCCCGCCGCCGAGTACACGGTCGAATTCGGGAATGCCGCTGGATTGACGAACATCGGTTTGACTCTCGATCTCGGCATAGCGTCGGGGCGACGGCACGTTCAATCGCCGGGACTGACGCTGGACCGCCGGTCGCTTCAGTTCTTCCACCAGCGAATTCCACTCACCACAGTCGGGACATTTCCCCAACCACTTCGGCGACTGGTAGCCGCACTGCTGGCAAATGTAGACGGTCTTTTGCGCTTTAGCCACGATAGTTGCTCCACAACGAACGCGGTAAGTATAATCTAGTCTTCGGTCATGGCGCGAGTCCATGAGGGACAATCCGCCACGTCTTCCACGACCGACGAGCAGTGGATGCGTCGGGCGCTGGAGCTGGCTGCTTCGGCCATCGGAGAGGCAAGCCCCAACCCCCTGGTGGGCGCTCTCGTCGTCCGAGACGGACGGATTGTCGGTCGAGGTGTGCACCGGTATGCCCAGGTGACTCACGCCGAAGTCCTGGCGCTGGAAGATGCTGGCGAGCAGGCGCGGGGGGCAACTCTCTATACGACGCTTGAACCGTGCAGCCATCACGGGCGCACGCCGCCCTGCACGGAAATGATCATCCGTTCGGGCATTACGCGCGTGGTCGCCGCCATGATTGATCCCAATCCCCAGGTATGCGGTCGGGGGCTGGAAACTCTCCGTCGGGCGGGTGTCCGCGTTGACCTGGGAGTTTGTGAGAGCGAGGCGCGACGACTCAACGAAGCCTTTGTCACGTATATCACGACCGGTCGGCCATTTGTTCACCTGAAGATCGCCATGAGCCTCGATGGGCGGATCGCCACCCGGTCACGAGAGTCTCGGTGGATCACCGGAGAGGTGGCCCGCCGCCGGGCCCATGAACTGCGTCATCAATCTGATGCCGTGCTCGTGGGCATCGGCACCGTTTTGGCCGACGATCCCCAACTCACGGACCGGCTGGGACTCCCCCGGTCACGGCCTCTCGTGCGCGTGGTCCTCGATTCCCGGTTGCGACTCCCGCTGGAATCCCGGTTGGTGCGAACGGCCGATGAGGCTCCGGTTCTTGTTTTCACCAGTTACGCCGAGAAGGAGCGCATCGAACGCCTCGGCGCTCTGGGCGTCACGGTGATCCGGGTCCCCCCCGAGGATCATCGCGTCTCTCTGCCGGCCGTGCTGGAGGAACTCGGTCGTCGAGAGATCACCCGTTTGCTCGTCGAAGGGGGAGCGGAAGTCGCCGCAGCTTTCGTCGAACACCGTCTGGTTGACAAATTCACCCTGTTTCTGGCGCCACGACTGATCGGCGGACGGGAGGCCGTTCCGGCCCTTGGCGGCAGCGGCTGCGCTGGCCTGAACGAGGCCCTGACGGTGGACATCGTCAGCCTCGATCGCGTGGGCGAGGATATTGAACTCACGGCATATCCGCGGAACGACCGCTCGCAGGATTTAACTTCCCCGACCCGGCAGGAGGCCGCTGGCGCACCGACGGGGTCGTGAACAATTAACGATGCGCGCCAAGAAACACTGGGGTCAGCATTTTCTCGTTGACCGGTCGGTCGGCTATCGCATGGTTCGAACCGTCGGTCTCTCGGCCGACGACGTCGTGCTGGAGATCGGCCCGGGCCGGGGAGCGTTGACTGGTGTTCTGCTGGAGCACGCCCGGCGCGTCATCGCTCTGGAAATTGACGGGCACCTCGTTGACGAGCTGACCCACCGATTCCCCACCGACTCCCTCACGCTCATCAACGGCGACATCCTGACGACCGACATCGGCGAGCTTCTCGACCGGCAGGGCGTCACTGAGCGCGTGCGCGTCTTCGGCAATCTCCCCTACAACATCGCGACGGCGGTGATCCAGCACCTCCTGCGCTTCCGCGCGCGCATTCGGGATGCCACGGTCATGCTCCAGCGCGAAGTCGCCGACCGCATTCTCAGCCCGCCGGGCAGCAAAGAGTATGGTTATCTCTCGCTCGTCGTTCAGTACTTCTGCGAGGCCACCAAGCTCTTCACGGTCGCTCCCGGCGTCTTCCGTCCCGTACCGAAAGTTCATTCCACCGTCGTTCATCTGAAGATGCGGGATGTGCCCGCCGTCACGGTCGAGGACGAGGAGTACTTTTTCGAGGTCATCAGCGCCTGCTTCAGCGAGCGCCGAAAGACCATTCTCAATAATCTGAAGCGCGCGGCTTCGCGCCTTCGCCTCGGCCCGGAGGTTGAAGCTGCTCTGGCGACAGCCGGGATCGAATCCGGTCGTCGGGCGGAGACGCTCAGTCTCGAAGAATTTGCCCGGCTCGCCCAGGCGCTTGCAGCCTCTCGCCCCGCAGGAGACCCATCCGCCCACCGATAACACCGTGACCCTCTGCACACAGCGCGCGACCGCACGCGGTCAGGACCATAGTGATCTGCCCGAAGCCCGGCAGCGCCCATATCCTGCGGCCAGAGGCAGGGCAGAAACGTGCGCCCTCAGGCTAAACCCATTGGCAAACCGCTTCAGATCAGTTGCTGCTTCGTCCCAGCTTGACGGGGATCACAAGCTCCTGGCCGTCGCGCACGATTTTGACGGAGACGGTGGCGTAGGGTGTTGTTTCATTAATCCGGCGAAAAAGCTCGCGCTCGGTGCGAATCGGGTGACCGTTGAACTCAATGACGATGTCTCCCTCGCGCAGACCGGCAAGATCGGCAGGGCGATTCAGCAAAATATCACTCAGGCGAACTCCCCAGATACTTTTCCCCGGCACGGGGACGCGCCGGAGGTCCGAAGGATCAATCCCGAAAAATCCGTGGGGGCGGGTGCCCGATGACCGGTCGGATGCCGACGCGCCCAGGCCGGGGATGAGGATGGCCTCATGCTGTTCTCCGTCGCGAAGAAACTTGAGGGTGAGAGGCACGCCCGGTGAAACGGTTCTCAGGAATCGCCGCAGATCATGGCCCCCACGAATGGGCAGACCGTTAGCTTCAATGATGATGTCCCCGCCGATGAGGCCGGCGCGATCGGCCGGACTGCCCGGAATGACTCCATCAATGAAAGCCCCAGACGGGGTGCCTCCCTCATCTCTGAGGTATACACCGATAGTGGATGTCCTGAGGACAGCAACGGAAGCCGGTCGCTCGATCCGAAAGCGAGGAACGACGACGTGGTGAATCACGTTCGCGATGGTGAATCCACCGATGAGCACGCCAAGTCCCAGAGCAAGGAGAGTGATCCGCCATCGCCGTCGCTTCCGGTCCACATCCCACGTTCGAGACGGAAACGCGGGGTCCGACCAGGATCCCACCTGAAAAGGATCGGCCGAAGGAGTCGGCGGGCTTGTTGGCCCGAGGGGTTCCGTGGGGATGACATCTTGTAGCCCCTGATCCAGCCGATAGCCACAGTAGCGGCAGAAGCGCTGGCCCTCAACGATGGGGGCCCGGCACCTCGGACAGGTCAGCGTCATGACTTATCCCTCCTTCGCTCTGGGAGAATTATGTCCGACCCGTTCTGCCTTACGCCACCGGAGAGATAAAAGTTCACCTCATGTGACCGGCACCAACCAGGTGACATTTCGTTCGAGCCTGAGGAAGGAGGCTTCGTCAGCTCAACGCGGAGAAGGGGTAACGGGAGAGGATCGTTCACTGGCCGTGGCGAAGACGCGTTCGGCTCGATAGGAACTCCGAACGAGCGGGCCGCTGAAGACTTCGAGGAAACCCTCCTCGTAACCCCAGACGCGATAGGCAGCAAATTCATCTGGAGTGACGTATCGCGCTACCGGGAGATGATGCCGGGTGGGACGGAGATATTGACCGAGCGTGAGGATATCCACAGAAACGGCCCGCAGATCGCGCATCGCCTGTCGAATCTCCTCATCGGTTTCGCCCAGGCCGAGCATGAGACTACTTTTGGTCAATACGTCCGGGCGATACCGCTTCGCATGATGGAGAACGCGCAGCGTCTGATCGTATCCCGCACGGGGATCACGCACCCGTGGCGTGAGCCGACGCACCGTCTCCAGGTTCGTGGCGAAGACATCCACACCGGCGTCGAGCACAGTTTCGACAGCGCGGAGGTCGCCGCGGAAATCGGGCGTCAGAGCCTCTACCTTCACATCCGGCGCGAGGGCTTTGATTCGGCGAACGGTCTCAGCAAAATGAGCGGCTCCCCCATCGGGCAGATCATCCCGATCCACGCTGGTGAGAACCACATAGGCCAGACGATGGTGGGCGTGGAGAATGCGCACGGCTTCGGCGACATGCCGCGGTTCAGCGGGGTCCACCCATCCGTGAGGATTGCCCGTGGCAACGGCGCAGAATTTGCACGCCCGCGTGCAGATGCTTCCGAGCAACATGAGCGTCATCGTGCCGTGTCCCCAGCACTCGCCGATGTTGGGGCAGAGGGCCTCCTGACAAACCGTGTGGAGTCGCAACCGAGAAACAAGCTCCTTAAGCTGAACATAGGTGGGACCGGTAGGAAGACCAACTTTCAACCAGTCAGGTTTACGCCGATCAACAGGTTCGGATACCGCCCGCACAAGCCCCCGAGGCGCGACCTTCACCTGAAGGCGGTGAGGTTCCCGTTCATCCCCCAGCTCCACGATTGAGAGGCGCGAGGAGGGACCGGCGTGATTGGCTCCTTGCTCTGTCGGATGTTCTTCCCCGGGCTTTCTCTTCATCCCTCTCGGCGAAAGGCAAGTCTACTCGATCCCGCCGGATCGCTTCAACTCTTTGCGGCGCGTCACCGAGAGGCGACCTCCTGCATGACTTCGCGCTGGCGCGATAGCGCCTCGTATCGCTGGAGACCAAGCAGAGCTGCCCCCAGAGCACACACGTACTCGCATTCCTCCGGGACACGAACGGGGATGTTCAACCGATCCTCCAGCGCCCGAATCATTCCCTGCTGGCGCGCGACCCCGCCGATGAACGTGAGGTCACTACCCAATCCGACACGACGGAGCAGCAAAGCCGCCCGATCCGCCAGAGAATTGTGGATACCCCGAAGAATGTCCTCGACGCTCACACCAGCGCTGACGTGGTTGATGATCTCGGACTCGGCCAGAACGGCACAGACGCTGCTGATCGGCTGCGGATGGGTTGCCCGGAGCGAGAGCACCCCGACACTCTCAAGGTCCACCTGCAGATACCTGGCCGCTCGAACAATGAAGCTGCCCGACCCAGCGGCACATTTGTCGTTGCTTTTGAAGAGGTGGACCTTGCCGCCCTCGGTCAGGCTGATGGCACGGGTGGATTGACTTCCAATATCGAGAACCGATCGCGTGCCGGGCAACAGATGCCAGGCTCCCCGAGCGGCACTTGTTATGTCTGTGATCTGAATGTCTCGAAAATCAACGCTCGCCCGACCAAAGCCGGTAGCGGCAATATAAACGACATCGCCGGGGGAGATGCCCGCCGCGTCGAGGGCCCGCTCGAAGGCGCGTCGCGCTGTCCCGTTAAGGTCGGTTCCCGTTCGGACGAGCGCCCGACCGATCAGCCGGGGCGCGTCGTCATACCGCCGTTGCAGGATCACCGCTTTGGTCAATCCCGATCCAACGTCAATTCCGGCCACGCAGATCATGGGCTTCCTCCTTCTGTCCGGACGGCACTCCACAGCCCATCAGGCGGATCCCTCCTGTGGAGGCAATCGGGTTCCCGCCATCGCTTCCTCCGACCGACGATGAGGCCAGAGGTTGGACTCGAAACTCCGGTCCAGTTTCTCCAGAGCAAAGAGCGCTGCACCAATGGCTCCCATGAAATGGGAATCTGAACTGACGAGAAGCTTGGTCTGCAAAACTTCTTCGAGCGCCCGCACCATTCCCACATTGCGGGAGACTCCCCCCGTGAGAGCGATGTCGGGTTGCAGCGGAATCCTCCGCACGAGCGACACGGTGCGTCGGGCAATGGCCAGATGAACGCCCCGGAGAATATCCTCCGGCTTCTTCCCCAGGGCGAGATAGGAAAGGATGTCCGATTCGACAAA
This window contains:
- the radA gene encoding DNA repair protein RadA codes for the protein MAKAQKTVYICQQCGYQSPKWLGKCPDCGEWNSLVEELKRPAVQRQSRRLNVPSPRRYAEIESQTDVRQSSGIPEFDRVLGGGIVPGSVVLVAGDPGIGKSTLLLQIADQLSRQNGIVLYVSGEESERQIKLRGERLGVQADHLYVLAETCLETIFDIINRLTPSAVVVDSIQTIFSEKIESAPGSVSQVREAAAQFLLLAKSEGIPIFLIGHVTKEGMIAGPKALEHIVDTVVYFEGERHHHHRLIRAVKNRYGATNEVGVFEMTHQGLIPVANPSALFLSERPRGVSGSVVSACLEGTRPLLVEVQALVGSSSYGTGRRMAQGVDHYRVALLLAVLERRVGFQLVGSDVFVNIAGGLSVDEPAVDLAVVVAVASSVRNIAVDPEMTIFGEVGLAGEVRAVSAAAVRLRESAQMGFRRVVLPENNLRGLEVPSGMEAIGVRSVVEALEAALER
- the ribD gene encoding bifunctional diaminohydroxyphosphoribosylaminopyrimidine deaminase/5-amino-6-(5-phosphoribosylamino)uracil reductase RibD; translation: MARVHEGQSATSSTTDEQWMRRALELAASAIGEASPNPLVGALVVRDGRIVGRGVHRYAQVTHAEVLALEDAGEQARGATLYTTLEPCSHHGRTPPCTEMIIRSGITRVVAAMIDPNPQVCGRGLETLRRAGVRVDLGVCESEARRLNEAFVTYITTGRPFVHLKIAMSLDGRIATRSRESRWITGEVARRRAHELRHQSDAVLVGIGTVLADDPQLTDRLGLPRSRPLVRVVLDSRLRLPLESRLVRTADEAPVLVFTSYAEKERIERLGALGVTVIRVPPEDHRVSLPAVLEELGRREITRLLVEGGAEVAAAFVEHRLVDKFTLFLAPRLIGGREAVPALGGSGCAGLNEALTVDIVSLDRVGEDIELTAYPRNDRSQDLTSPTRQEAAGAPTGS
- the rsmA gene encoding 16S rRNA (adenine(1518)-N(6)/adenine(1519)-N(6))-dimethyltransferase RsmA; amino-acid sequence: MRAKKHWGQHFLVDRSVGYRMVRTVGLSADDVVLEIGPGRGALTGVLLEHARRVIALEIDGHLVDELTHRFPTDSLTLINGDILTTDIGELLDRQGVTERVRVFGNLPYNIATAVIQHLLRFRARIRDATVMLQREVADRILSPPGSKEYGYLSLVVQYFCEATKLFTVAPGVFRPVPKVHSTVVHLKMRDVPAVTVEDEEYFFEVISACFSERRKTILNNLKRAASRLRLGPEVEAALATAGIESGRRAETLSLEEFARLAQALAASRPAGDPSAHR
- a CDS encoding PDZ domain-containing protein, encoding MTLTCPRCRAPIVEGQRFCRYCGYRLDQGLQDVIPTEPLGPTSPPTPSADPFQVGSWSDPAFPSRTWDVDRKRRRWRITLLALGLGVLIGGFTIANVIHHVVVPRFRIERPASVAVLRTSTIGVYLRDEGGTPSGAFIDGVIPGSPADRAGLIGGDIIIEANGLPIRGGHDLRRFLRTVSPGVPLTLKFLRDGEQHEAILIPGLGASASDRSSGTRPHGFFGIDPSDLRRVPVPGKSIWGVRLSDILLNRPADLAGLREGDIVIEFNGHPIRTERELFRRINETTPYATVSVKIVRDGQELVIPVKLGRSSN
- the lipA gene encoding lipoyl synthase gives rise to the protein MKRKPGEEHPTEQGANHAGPSSRLSIVELGDEREPHRLQVKVAPRGLVRAVSEPVDRRKPDWLKVGLPTGPTYVQLKELVSRLRLHTVCQEALCPNIGECWGHGTMTLMLLGSICTRACKFCAVATGNPHGWVDPAEPRHVAEAVRILHAHHRLAYVVLTSVDRDDLPDGGAAHFAETVRRIKALAPDVKVEALTPDFRGDLRAVETVLDAGVDVFATNLETVRRLTPRVRDPRAGYDQTLRVLHHAKRYRPDVLTKSSLMLGLGETDEEIRQAMRDLRAVSVDILTLGQYLRPTRHHLPVARYVTPDEFAAYRVWGYEEGFLEVFSGPLVRSSYRAERVFATASERSSPVTPSPR
- a CDS encoding acyl-CoA dehydratase activase is translated as MICVAGIDVGSGLTKAVILQRRYDDAPRLIGRALVRTGTDLNGTARRAFERALDAAGISPGDVVYIAATGFGRASVDFRDIQITDITSAARGAWHLLPGTRSVLDIGSQSTRAISLTEGGKVHLFKSNDKCAAGSGSFIVRAARYLQVDLESVGVLSLRATHPQPISSVCAVLAESEIINHVSAGVSVEDILRGIHNSLADRAALLLRRVGLGSDLTFIGGVARQQGMIRALEDRLNIPVRVPEECEYVCALGAALLGLQRYEALSRQREVMQEVASR